A part of Candidatus Deferrimicrobium borealis genomic DNA contains:
- a CDS encoding twin-arginine translocase subunit TatC: protein MGNKDTTIIAEVEKARKGIAVCAVLFLALAVLCFAFSERMLLVLVRLLGRKLVSYSPEEGFIALASLSLYCAFVLTLPATGYLLWRRLILPRVPAWRRWGGPVIAVATALFACGALLGYFVLLPAGIGFLVGFETGDIRALISARKFISFSGTMLVALGLSFEAPLLAFFLAKLGWLKPEFFRNRWRHALLICTVLAAIITPTPDVYNMALMVMPLLGLYFVSFLVVHAVAHGRSAAPVPGDDGGGER from the coding sequence GTGGGTAACAAGGACACCACGATCATCGCCGAGGTCGAAAAGGCCCGCAAGGGGATCGCGGTCTGCGCCGTCCTCTTCCTCGCCCTCGCCGTCCTCTGTTTCGCCTTCTCGGAGCGGATGTTGCTGGTGCTCGTGCGTCTGCTGGGGAGGAAGCTCGTCTCCTACTCTCCGGAGGAGGGGTTCATCGCCCTTGCCTCTCTCTCCCTGTATTGCGCTTTTGTCTTGACGCTGCCGGCCACTGGATACCTGCTGTGGCGGCGCCTGATCCTCCCCCGCGTCCCCGCGTGGCGGCGGTGGGGCGGGCCGGTCATCGCCGTCGCGACGGCGCTCTTCGCGTGCGGAGCGCTGCTCGGCTACTTCGTGCTGCTGCCGGCGGGGATCGGTTTCCTCGTGGGGTTCGAGACCGGCGACATCCGGGCGCTCATCTCCGCGAGGAAGTTCATCTCCTTCTCCGGCACGATGCTGGTCGCACTCGGGCTCTCCTTCGAGGCCCCGCTCCTCGCCTTCTTCCTTGCGAAGCTCGGATGGCTGAAACCGGAGTTCTTCAGGAACCGGTGGCGGCACGCCCTCCTGATTTGCACCGTCCTGGCGGCAATCATCACGCCCACGCCCGACGTCTACAACATGGCGTTGATGGTGATGCCGCTGCTGGGACTTTACTTCGTCTCCTTCCTCGTCGTGCACGCCGTCGCCCACGGACGCTCCGCGGCCCCCGTCCCGGG
- a CDS encoding PIG-L family deacetylase, which yields MPRFDAEYVPRSAMAIYAHPDDIEFTVAGTVAKWARAGCEVTFVLITSGNAGTHDRKFTRKGLARVREREERESARILGVARVVFLRHGDCELVPTLALRKELVRRIRRHRPEVVLCNDPQALFFDDRYINHPDHLAAGKAALEAVFPCAEMELLWPGAGPVYKVHAVYVSSTVAPNTWIDVTETIDAKIAALSAHRSQLGDRDIAPLILGWAMDAARHAPARKAAGKRGTRRTRYAEAFRVMKLLREE from the coding sequence ATGCCAAGGTTCGACGCAGAATACGTCCCCCGCTCCGCGATGGCGATCTACGCACACCCCGACGACATCGAGTTCACGGTCGCCGGGACGGTCGCGAAATGGGCGCGGGCGGGTTGCGAGGTGACCTTCGTCCTCATCACGAGCGGAAACGCAGGGACGCACGACCGGAAGTTCACGCGGAAGGGCCTCGCGCGGGTGCGGGAACGGGAGGAGCGGGAATCCGCCCGGATTCTCGGCGTCGCCCGGGTCGTCTTCCTGCGTCACGGCGACTGCGAACTCGTCCCGACCCTCGCGCTGCGGAAGGAACTGGTCCGCCGGATCCGCCGGCACCGACCCGAGGTCGTGCTGTGCAACGACCCCCAGGCCCTCTTCTTCGACGATCGGTACATCAACCACCCGGACCACCTCGCGGCGGGGAAGGCGGCGCTCGAAGCGGTCTTCCCCTGCGCCGAGATGGAGCTCCTGTGGCCCGGGGCGGGGCCTGTTTACAAGGTTCACGCCGTCTACGTCAGCTCGACCGTCGCCCCGAACACCTGGATCGACGTGACGGAGACGATCGACGCGAAGATCGCGGCGCTGTCGGCGCACCGGAGCCAGTTGGGGGACCGGGACATCGCCCCCCTGATTCTCGGGTGGGCGATGGACGCGGCGCGCCATGCCCCGGCGCGGAAGGCGGCCGGGAAGAGAGGAACGCGCCGGACGAGGTACGCGGAGGCGTTCCGCGTCATGAAGCTGCTGCGCGAGGAGTAA
- a CDS encoding DedA family protein, translated as MVTRILEALAGFVIFVISSLGLPGIVLLMAIESACIPLPSEVIMPFSGYLVYKGLHTLWEVSLAGAFGCVVGSVPAYYLGMYGGRPLIEKYGKYILMSRHDLDLADGWFSRHGEATVFLARLLPVIRTFIAFPAGVARMDMKRFLLYTFAGSFPWCLGLAYLGMVLGENWPTLREYFHRFDLLIGAVLLAGVVWYVRRHLKNRVRE; from the coding sequence ATGGTAACGCGCATCCTCGAAGCCCTCGCGGGCTTCGTCATCTTCGTCATCTCCTCCCTCGGGCTCCCCGGCATCGTTTTGTTGATGGCGATCGAGTCGGCGTGCATCCCCCTGCCGTCCGAGGTGATCATGCCGTTCTCCGGGTACCTCGTGTACAAGGGGCTGCACACCCTCTGGGAGGTGTCGCTGGCCGGCGCCTTCGGCTGCGTGGTCGGGTCGGTGCCCGCCTACTACCTGGGGATGTACGGCGGCCGCCCCCTCATCGAGAAGTACGGGAAGTACATCCTCATGTCCCGTCACGACCTGGATCTGGCGGACGGGTGGTTCTCCCGACACGGCGAGGCGACCGTCTTTCTCGCCCGCCTGCTCCCCGTGATCCGCACCTTCATCGCCTTCCCCGCCGGGGTCGCACGGATGGACATGAAGCGGTTCCTCCTCTACACCTTCGCCGGTTCGTTTCCTTGGTGCCTCGGGCTGGCGTATCTCGGGATGGTGCTGGGAGAGAATTGGCCGACGCTGCGGGAATATTTCCACCGGTTCGACCTGCTGATCGGGGCGGTCCTTCTTGCGGGAGTCGTCTGGTACGTCCGCCGGCACCTCAAGAACCGCGTCAGGGAGTAG
- a CDS encoding TldD/PmbA family protein, which produces MSEAAALSELPLSRILSALLSRGGEYGELFFEESRSLTVLMEDGRIERVVSGTDAGIGVRLLFRGKTYYAYTNDRSAESLLSLSNDLSRYAEGDGVAASLPASARAARGPTVVREPPAARGIGEKVALVREVDRIAREFSREVRQVRATWSESLRRIEVAAHPGVFVREGQTYTVLAVQAVAGDDGGLTMGYESAGGTGGLEFLDGGVPSLLARKAAGRAVRALHAAKLPGGRMPVVLSSEAGGTMVHEAVGHGLEADLARRGMSVYKEKLGEQIGSPLVSIADDATVPGKRGSYGIDDEGTPGQRTLLVDAGILKGFLHDRLSAMKDGVSPTGNGRRESYRHKPIPRMTNTLILPGKTTPGEILSGADRGLEVVKMGGGQVNTVTGDFMFEVAEGYRIEGGKRGEPVRGATITGNGPEVLSMIDRLGSDLGYGIGTCGKDGQGVPVGDAQPTLSIGPPFITVG; this is translated from the coding sequence ATGTCCGAGGCCGCTGCGCTCTCCGAACTACCCCTTTCGAGAATCCTGTCGGCGCTGCTGTCCCGCGGAGGGGAGTACGGGGAACTGTTTTTCGAGGAATCCCGGTCCCTCACGGTCCTCATGGAGGATGGCCGGATCGAACGGGTCGTTTCGGGGACCGACGCGGGGATCGGCGTTCGCCTCCTCTTCCGCGGAAAAACGTATTACGCCTATACGAACGACCGTTCGGCCGAATCCCTTCTCTCTCTTTCGAACGACCTCTCCCGCTACGCGGAAGGGGACGGCGTCGCGGCGTCGCTCCCCGCGTCGGCACGAGCCGCCCGCGGGCCGACCGTCGTCCGTGAGCCTCCGGCCGCGCGGGGCATCGGCGAGAAGGTCGCGCTGGTGCGGGAAGTCGACCGGATCGCGAGGGAATTCTCGCGGGAGGTGCGGCAGGTCCGGGCGACCTGGTCGGAATCGCTGCGCCGCATCGAGGTTGCCGCCCACCCCGGCGTCTTCGTCCGCGAAGGACAGACGTATACCGTCCTCGCAGTCCAGGCCGTGGCGGGGGACGATGGCGGGCTGACGATGGGATACGAGTCGGCGGGCGGGACCGGGGGGCTCGAGTTCCTCGACGGGGGGGTTCCTTCACTGCTGGCCCGCAAGGCCGCCGGAAGGGCGGTGCGGGCGCTCCACGCGGCGAAGCTCCCCGGGGGGCGGATGCCGGTCGTCCTCTCCTCCGAAGCGGGAGGGACGATGGTCCACGAGGCGGTCGGGCACGGCCTGGAGGCGGACCTCGCCCGGCGGGGGATGTCGGTCTACAAGGAGAAACTGGGGGAGCAGATCGGGAGCCCGCTGGTGTCGATCGCCGACGACGCCACCGTCCCCGGGAAGCGGGGTTCGTACGGGATCGACGACGAAGGGACGCCCGGACAGCGGACCTTGCTGGTCGACGCCGGGATCCTGAAGGGATTTCTCCACGACCGCCTGTCGGCCATGAAGGACGGCGTCTCCCCCACGGGGAACGGCCGGCGGGAGTCGTACCGGCACAAACCGATCCCGCGGATGACGAACACGCTCATCCTGCCCGGCAAGACGACCCCGGGGGAGATCCTTTCCGGCGCCGATCGGGGATTGGAGGTCGTCAAGATGGGAGGCGGTCAGGTGAACACCGTCACCGGCGACTTCATGTTCGAGGTGGCGGAGGGGTACCGGATCGAAGGAGGGAAGCGCGGGGAGCCGGTCCGCGGAGCGACGATCACGGGGAACGGCCCCGAGGTCCTCTCGATGATCGACCGCCTCGGGTCGGACCTCGGGTACGGCATCGGCACGTGCGGCAAGGACGGCCAGGGCGTCCCCGTCGGGGACGCCCAGCCGACCCTCTCCATCGGCCCGCCGTTCATCACGGTGGGGTAA
- a CDS encoding tetratricopeptide repeat protein, producing the protein MRNVVATGGLALLLFLAPAGASNGVAGPIPPRTDSHAYAYFLAGYIDSREGKLDAALGSYRKALRYAGDEPDILYEIANVLVKKGRLPEAREELGKALAIDEGHTRSRYLLAGILAASGERGKAMAEYDRVLKEDPENDDAYLHVATLHAERGEFSKAEEVLGALIARDPDSYLAYYYRARVLAAQKKFKEALADYDKALSIAPGFDAALLESGAILEILGRDAEAEERYRAALHSSPNNPFIRDRLGRLLIRERKIDQAVDQYEELKKVSAANPDIRVKLGLLYLDRDRYDDAINEFTFVLASDPGNAQVRFFLGTAYEEKGALPEAEATFRMIPEGDPVHREAMLRLAMLLSRQKKYDEAIEVVRKLRGESPGDVELMIFLSGQLEGAKRYDEALAVATEATEKAPDNPAAWFVLGVVQDKRGQLEQVIAAMEKVIALDPKHATALNYLGYTFADRNIRLSEAEQLLQRALEIRPDDGYFLDSLAWVHFRRGDYRRAEADLLQALKFVPDDPVILEHLGDVLQAQGRNEEAAALFEKAIAKGHEKPDEVGVKIHRLRKAQPAGK; encoded by the coding sequence ATGCGAAACGTCGTCGCCACGGGGGGGCTGGCCCTCCTTCTTTTTCTCGCCCCGGCGGGGGCGTCCAACGGGGTTGCCGGACCGATCCCCCCCCGAACCGATTCCCATGCATACGCCTACTTTCTTGCCGGATATATCGACTCCCGGGAGGGGAAACTCGACGCCGCCCTCGGGTCGTACAGGAAGGCGCTGAGGTACGCAGGGGACGAGCCGGACATCCTCTACGAGATCGCCAACGTCCTCGTGAAGAAGGGACGGCTCCCCGAGGCCCGGGAGGAACTGGGGAAGGCTCTGGCGATCGACGAGGGGCACACACGGTCGCGGTACCTTCTGGCGGGGATCCTCGCCGCGTCGGGCGAGCGCGGAAAGGCCATGGCCGAATACGACCGTGTCCTGAAGGAGGACCCGGAGAACGATGACGCGTATCTCCACGTCGCCACCCTCCACGCGGAGCGGGGGGAATTTTCCAAGGCCGAGGAGGTTCTCGGCGCCCTGATCGCCCGGGACCCCGATTCCTATCTGGCGTACTATTACCGGGCCCGCGTCCTTGCGGCCCAGAAGAAGTTCAAGGAGGCCTTGGCCGACTACGACAAAGCCCTCTCGATCGCACCGGGCTTCGATGCGGCGCTCCTCGAGTCCGGAGCGATTCTCGAGATTCTCGGCCGGGACGCGGAGGCGGAGGAGCGGTACAGGGCCGCGCTCCACTCTTCCCCGAACAACCCGTTCATCCGTGACCGGCTCGGCCGCCTCCTGATCCGGGAGAGGAAGATCGACCAGGCGGTCGACCAGTACGAGGAACTGAAAAAGGTCTCCGCCGCCAACCCCGACATCCGCGTGAAGCTCGGACTTCTTTACCTCGATCGCGACCGGTACGATGACGCGATCAACGAGTTCACCTTCGTCCTCGCCTCCGACCCGGGAAACGCGCAGGTGCGTTTCTTCCTGGGGACGGCGTACGAAGAGAAGGGCGCCTTGCCGGAGGCCGAGGCGACGTTCCGGATGATTCCCGAGGGCGACCCGGTGCACCGGGAGGCGATGCTTCGCCTCGCGATGCTCCTGTCGCGGCAGAAAAAGTACGACGAGGCGATCGAGGTCGTCCGGAAGCTTCGGGGGGAGAGCCCCGGGGACGTGGAGTTGATGATCTTCCTCTCCGGGCAGCTCGAGGGGGCGAAGCGGTACGACGAGGCGTTGGCCGTGGCCACCGAGGCGACCGAAAAGGCACCGGATAACCCCGCCGCCTGGTTCGTCCTCGGGGTGGTCCAGGACAAGCGGGGCCAGCTCGAGCAGGTGATCGCGGCGATGGAGAAGGTGATCGCCCTCGACCCGAAGCACGCAACCGCTCTCAACTATCTCGGTTACACCTTCGCGGACCGGAACATCCGCCTTTCCGAGGCGGAGCAGCTCCTCCAGCGTGCGCTGGAGATCCGCCCCGACGACGGGTACTTCCTCGACAGCCTCGCGTGGGTCCACTTCCGGCGCGGCGATTATCGGCGTGCCGAAGCGGATCTCCTCCAGGCGCTGAAGTTCGTACCCGACGACCCGGTCATCCTGGAGCACCTCGGGGACGTACTGCAGGCCCAGGGGAGAAACGAGGAGGCGGCCGCCCTGTTCGAGAAGGCGATCGCGAAAGGGCACGAGAAGCCGGACGAAGTGGGGGTGAAGATCCATCGCCTGCGCAAGGCGCAGCCCGCCGGGAAGTGA
- a CDS encoding peptide-binding protein, which translates to MNLPPRRAVLPPILLLLLLAACGGGKPESAGKGAAVPDVPAYGDAIVEGSIGDVSGFLTAVTTDASSHEAAGYVFNGLVRYDKDLKLEGELAESWEVSPDGKRITFRLRKGVKWHDGAPFTSDDVMFTYRRMIDPRTPTAYGEDFRQVKRASAPDPQTFVVEYPRPFAPALASWGMHVLPKHLLENYPDISKSPLNKKPVGTGPYRFVEWKTGEKVVFDASPDYFEGKPYIARVITRVIPDQATMFLELKSGGVDTMALTPPQYVRQTDTADFKKSFNRYKYTASGYTYLGFRLSHPFFSDKRVRQAIAHAADKKALIDGVLLGLGQEATGPYKPGTWAYNPNVRKYPHDPVRAKALLAEAGWKEKDGVLVKDGQPFEFTVLTNAGNEARAKTAAILQQNLAEVGIRMKIRTVEWAAFINEFIDKRKFDAVILGWNITPDPDQFDIWHSSKTGPKELNHIGFANPEVDRLLDEGRGTFDLEKRKKAYFRIQEVLAEEQPYVFLFVPEALPVVHNRIRGIVPAPAGITYNFVKWYVPEALRKHKVQP; encoded by the coding sequence GTGAACCTGCCCCCGCGTCGGGCCGTTTTACCGCCGATCCTTCTGCTTCTGCTGCTCGCCGCCTGCGGCGGAGGGAAGCCGGAGAGCGCGGGGAAGGGAGCGGCCGTCCCCGATGTCCCGGCGTACGGGGACGCGATCGTCGAGGGGAGCATTGGGGACGTGAGCGGATTCCTCACCGCGGTCACGACCGACGCCTCTTCCCACGAGGCGGCGGGATACGTCTTCAACGGCCTGGTCCGGTACGACAAGGATCTGAAGCTCGAAGGGGAGCTCGCCGAATCGTGGGAGGTCTCCCCCGACGGGAAACGGATCACCTTCCGCCTCCGGAAAGGGGTGAAGTGGCACGACGGCGCCCCCTTCACCTCCGACGACGTGATGTTCACGTACAGGCGGATGATCGACCCGCGCACCCCCACCGCGTACGGGGAGGATTTCAGGCAGGTCAAGCGCGCGAGCGCTCCCGATCCGCAAACATTCGTCGTGGAGTACCCCCGTCCCTTCGCCCCCGCGCTGGCGTCGTGGGGGATGCACGTCCTCCCGAAGCACCTGCTCGAGAACTACCCGGACATTTCGAAGAGCCCGTTGAACAAGAAACCGGTCGGCACCGGGCCGTACCGGTTCGTCGAGTGGAAGACCGGGGAAAAGGTCGTCTTCGACGCCAGCCCGGACTACTTCGAAGGGAAGCCGTACATCGCCCGCGTGATCACGCGGGTGATCCCCGACCAGGCGACGATGTTCCTCGAGCTTAAGTCCGGCGGCGTGGACACCATGGCGCTCACCCCGCCGCAATACGTGCGTCAGACCGATACGGCCGACTTCAAGAAATCGTTCAACAGGTACAAGTACACGGCGTCGGGGTACACGTACCTCGGGTTCCGCCTCTCCCACCCCTTCTTCAGCGACAAGCGGGTCCGGCAGGCGATCGCCCACGCGGCGGACAAGAAGGCGCTGATCGACGGGGTCCTGCTGGGGCTGGGGCAGGAGGCGACGGGACCGTACAAACCCGGGACCTGGGCATACAACCCGAACGTCCGGAAGTACCCGCACGACCCGGTGCGGGCGAAGGCGCTTCTCGCCGAGGCGGGGTGGAAGGAGAAGGACGGGGTGCTCGTGAAGGACGGGCAGCCGTTCGAGTTCACGGTGCTCACCAACGCGGGGAACGAGGCGCGCGCGAAGACGGCGGCGATCCTGCAGCAGAACCTGGCCGAGGTCGGGATCCGGATGAAGATCCGGACCGTGGAATGGGCGGCCTTCATCAACGAGTTCATCGACAAGCGGAAGTTCGACGCGGTCATCCTCGGGTGGAACATCACTCCCGACCCGGACCAGTTCGACATCTGGCACTCCTCGAAGACGGGCCCCAAGGAACTGAACCACATCGGGTTCGCGAATCCCGAGGTGGACCGCCTCCTCGACGAGGGGCGCGGCACCTTCGACCTCGAGAAGCGGAAAAAGGCGTACTTCCGGATCCAGGAGGTCCTCGCCGAGGAGCAGCCGTACGTCTTCCTCTTCGTCCCGGAGGCGCTGCCCGTGGTGCACAACCGGATCCGCGGCATCGTGCCGGCCCCGGCCGGCATCACGTACAACTTCGTCAAGTGGTACGTCCCGGAGGCGCTCCGGAAACACAAGGTCCAGCCGTGA